A section of the Oryza sativa Japonica Group chromosome 1, ASM3414082v1 genome encodes:
- the LOC4327270 gene encoding uncharacterized protein, with protein sequence MERGDGGGGGGGGGGGMGPRGVVGSAAMLGLEMHLAHPQMHAAAYQQPDPHGGGGGGFQQQVAAVRQQQQQSYSPYSAGASSRVIKAPGHDDGMGNGAGKGGVVQQQQQPGSVGCPWTRMKWTDGMVRLLINVVYSVGDDGDGVAAGGAAGGKASAGAAGHGKAGGSGSHGAHGQAAAQQKKGKWKSVSRAMMESGHMVSPQQCEDKFNDLNKRYKRVVDLLGRGKACKVVENHALLDAMDELTHKAKDEARKLLSSKHLFFREMCAYHNSGAAAAAAAHGPHGAGAAGVEATACFHHPPPASMAAASSAARQAAAAAPSLGMKDSSAGPEDDEDDSEDVPSSNEVDDEDDDDDDDDDEVGPGMKSRRIYGGHRVHHHHHHHNGHHKRRRGDDVSSAGAGDDDDEDGVKRARGAASAAGGGDDEGPSAVQQLQSELAAAVAGGGDPQQVRQWVRRRTVEVEEQQVAHEVRAYHLERQRLKWERFRANKERDMERARLRNDRLRIDGRRMLLLLRQKDLDFDIAEANSSSVDHLTSSAPPPLAALQQQQQPLGSSPSTAGGHPN encoded by the coding sequence atggagagaggggatggtggtggaggaggaggaggagggggaggggggatggGGCCGAGGGGGGTGGTGGGGTCGGCGGCAATGCTGGGGCTGGAGATGCACCTCGCCCACCCGCAGATGCACGCCGCCGCGTACCAGCAGCCGGacccccacggcggcggcggcggcgggttccagcagcaggtggcggcggtgaggcagcagcagcagcagtcgtACTCGCCCTACTCGGCGGGGGCGTCGTCGAGGGTGATCAAGGCGCCCGGCCATGACGATGGGATGGGCAACGGCGCCGGTAAGGGCGGCgtggtgcagcagcagcagcagcccggGTCGGTGGGGTGCCCGTGGACGCGGATGAAGTGGACGGACGGGATGGTGCGGCTGCTGATCAACGTCGTGTACAGCgtcggggacgacggcgatggcgtggcggcgggcggcgccgcgggTGGGAAGGCGtccgcgggggcggcggggcaCGGGAAGGCCGGCGGGTCCGGGTCCCACGGCGCGCacgggcaggcggcggcgcagcagaaGAAGGGCAAGTGGAAGTCGGTGTCGCGGGCGATGATGGAGAGCGGCCACATGGTGTCGCCGCAGCAGTGCGAGGACAAGTTCAACGACCTCAACAAGCGGTACAAGCGCGTCGTCGACCTGCTCGGCCGCGGCAAGGCGTGCAAGGTCGTCGAGAACCACGCGCTGCTCGACGCCATGGACGAGCTCACCCACAAGGCCAAGGACGAGGCGCGCAAGCTGCTCAGCTCCAAGCACCTCTTCTTCCGCGAGATGTGCGCCTACCACAACtctggcgcggccgccgccgccgccgcgcacggcccgcacggcgccggcgccgccggcgtcgaggccACCGCCTGcttccaccacccgccgcccgcgtccatggccgccgcctcgtccgccgcgcgccaggcggcggcggcggccccttCCCTTGGGATGAAGGACTCCTCCGCGGGcccggaggacgacgaggacgacagcGAGGACGTCCCCAGCAGCAACGAGGTCGATGAcgaggacgatgacgacgacgacgacgacgacgaggtgggcCCAGGGATGAAGTCCCGCCGGATCTACGGCGGCCACcgcgtccaccaccaccaccaccaccacaacggCCACCACAAGCGCCGCCGTGGCGACGACGTGTCGTCGGCGGGCgcgggggacgacgacgacgaggacggcgtgaaGCGCGCGAGGGGGGCGGCCTCGGCCGCGGGgggaggcgacgacgaaggcCCCTCCGCGGTGCAGCAGCTGCAGAGCGAGCTGGCGgctgcggtggccggcggcggcgacccgcaGCAGGTGCGGCAGTGGGtacggcggcgcacggtggaggtggaggagcagcAGGTGGCGCACGAGGTGCGCGCGTACCACCTGGAGCGGCAGCGGCTCAAGTGGGAGCGGTTCCGCGCCAACAAGGAGCGCGACATGGAGCGCGCCCGGCTGCGCAACGACCGCCTCCGCATCGACGGCCGCCgcatgctcctcctcctccgccagaAGGACCTCGACTTCGACATCGCCGAGGCAAACTCCTCCTCCGTCGACCACCTCACCTCGTCCGccccgccgcccctcgccgcgctccagcagcagcagcagccgctcgGCTCCagcccctccaccgccggcggccaccCCAACTAa
- the LOC4327271 gene encoding protein ABC transporter 1, mitochondrial, giving the protein MASRDLRRLLDGAALVAREAARRASAPDVLRSALLAATDLAGLTRGTPRTPRPTPPLGPHPTAAAAGGEARASVVYFSHDDAGPVSPPRRPPQDPPLEQRPPARESPHPAQAKEITEAGVAAAVGAAEPEPVAVARPPDGEAAGRSPAPSPSPSPVVRVEKRRRPRERRVPSTPFTRALGFAGLGAGLAWGTLQESARRVVYGRPADADGKRSAMSPFLSDQNAERIALALCRMRGAALKVGQMLSIQDESLVPPPVLAALDIVRQGADVMPRKQLNSVLDAELGQDWSSKLTSFDYEPLAAASIGQVHRAVLKDGSDVVMKIQYPGVADSIESDIENVRLLLSYTNLIPKGLFLDRAMKVAKLELARECDYVLEATNQKRYKELLSDSEGYYVPKVIDELSSKKVLMSEFVPGFPIDKVAMLDQETRNYVGCKLLELTIKELFVFRFMQTDPNWSNFLFDEPTRKFNLIDFGAARDFPKRFVDDYLRMVVACANKDRAGVLEMSRRLGFLTGEEPEVMLDAHVQAAFIVGVPFAKPGGHDFRANNITHSVSNLGATMLKHRLTPPPDEVYSLHRKLSGAFLACIKIGAVVPCREMLFKVYEQYNFSDDRPEVLSSTG; this is encoded by the exons ATGGCGTCAAGGGATCTCCGGCGGCTGCTCGACGGCGCGGCCCTCGTCGCCCGCGAGGCCGCCAGGCGCGCCTCGGCCCCCGACGTCCTCAGGtccgcgctcctcgccgccaccgacctCGCCGGGCTCACCAGGGGCACCCCGCGCACCCCGAGGCCCACCCCTCCCCTTGGACcccaccccaccgccgccgccgccggcggcgaggctcgTGCCTCCGTCGTGTACTTCTCCCACGACGATGCCGGTCCCGtctctccgccgcggcggccgccgcaggaTCCCCCGCTGGAGCAGCGGCCGCCTGCGCGTGAATCCCCCCACCCGGCCCAGGCGAAGGAGATCACCGAAGCCGGCGTAGCCGCGGCCGTGGGCGCAGCTGAGCCTGAACCTGTGGCGGTGGCCAGACCACCCGATGGCGAAGCTGCTGGCCGCTCACCTGCACCCTCGCCATCGCCCTCGCCGGTGGTGCGGGTGGagaagaggcggcggccgcgggagcGGAGGGTTCCCTCCACCCCATTCACCAGAGCCCTCGG GTTCGCAGGTCTGGGTGCTGGCCTCGCATGGGGAACGCTACAGGAATCAGCTCGGCGGGTGGTGTATGGGAGACCAGCGGACGCAGATGGCAAGCGTTCTGCTATGTCCCCGTTCTTATCAGATCAGAATGCTGAGCGTATCGCCCTGGCGCTGTGCCGGATGCGGGGTGCAGCGCTCAAGGTGGGACAGATGctgagcatccaggacgaatcCCTTGTGCCTCCACCG GTCTTGGCAGCTCTTGATATTGTTCGCCAAGGTGCTGATGTTATGCCGAGGAAGCAGCTCAATTCAGTTCTTGATGCTGAGCTAGGTCAGGACTGGTCCTCCAAGTTAACGAGTTTTGACTATGAGCCACTAGCTGCTGCAAGTATTGGACAG GTCCACCGGGCGGTCTTAAAGGATGGTTCAGATGTTGTCATGAAAATACAATACCCTGGGGTCGCAGATAGTATAGAAAGTGATATTGAGAATGTCAGGCTACTTCTGTCTTACACCAATCTCATCCCTAAAGGTCTTTTCCTTGATAGAGCCATGAAG GTGGCAAAGCTTGAGCTGGCAAGGGAATGTGATTATGTGTTAGAAGCAACTAACCAAAAACGGTACAAAGAGTTGCTATCTGATAGTGAAGGCTATTATGTCCCTAAGGTCATTGATGAGTTGTCTAGCAAAAAAGTGTTAATGTCAGAGTTTGTTCCAG GATTTCCAATTGACAAGGTGGCTATGTTAGACCAGGAAACCCGTAACTATGTTGGCTGTAAATTGCTTGAGCTTACAATAAAGGAGTTGTTTGTCTTCCGATTTATGCAG ACTGATCCAAATTGGAGCAACTTCCTTTTCGATGAACCTACAAGGAAGTTCAATCTGATTGACTTTGGCGCAGCTCGTGATTTTCCAAAACGTTTTGTGGACGACTACCTTCGTATG GTAGTTGCCTGTGCGAACAAGGATAGAGCTGGTGTCTTAGAAATGTCCCGCAGACTAGGATTTCTCACAGGTGAGGAACCGGAAGTCATGCTGGATGCTCATGTCCAAGCTGCCTTCATTGTTGGTGTGCCATTCGCAAAACCAGGTGGTCACGATTTCCGTGCAAACAACATCACACATAGTGTTTCCAACCTCGGAGCTACCATGTTGAAGCACAGGCTGACGCCACCACCCGACGAAGTTTACAGCCTCCACAGAAAGTTGTCAGGTGCATTCCTAGCCTGCATCAAGATAGGGGCAGTTGTACCCTGTAGGGAGATGCTGTTCAAGGTTTATGAGCAATACAATTTCAGCGATGATCGTCCGGAAGTATTGTCCAGCACCGGATAG